From the genome of Gracilibacillus salitolerans, one region includes:
- the chvE gene encoding multiple monosaccharide ABC transporter substrate-binding protein, which translates to MKKFSFLAIFFSLILFLAACGSDDTSGGSSDEGEESADGGLIGVAMPTKSSQRWVDDGNNMVEQLEALGYETDLQYAEDDVDKQIEQIENMIVKGAEALVIASIDGTALTNVLEKANDQGIQVVSYDRLIMESDHVTYYATFDNFQVGVLQASYIEETLDLANEDGPYNIELFGGSPDDNNAYFFWDGAMSVLQPYIDEGKLVIQSEQTEFEQAATMRWDGNTAKSRMENILSSSYSGEETVDAVLSPYDGISRGVIQALKGVGYGSDDLPLPVISGQDAELASIKSIIAGEQTQTVFKDTRDLAAVAVDMTEAILKGEEAEVNDTETYDNNVKVVPTYLVEPVSVDIDNYQEVVIDSGYYSEDELE; encoded by the coding sequence ATGAAGAAATTTAGTTTCTTAGCAATTTTCTTTAGTCTTATTTTATTTTTAGCTGCCTGTGGTAGCGATGATACTTCAGGGGGAAGTTCAGATGAAGGTGAAGAGTCTGCAGATGGTGGTTTAATCGGTGTAGCCATGCCAACTAAATCTTCTCAGCGTTGGGTTGATGATGGAAATAACATGGTAGAGCAACTGGAAGCATTAGGATATGAGACAGATCTACAATATGCAGAAGATGATGTAGATAAGCAAATCGAACAAATTGAAAATATGATTGTAAAAGGAGCAGAAGCATTAGTTATAGCATCAATTGACGGTACAGCTCTTACCAATGTGTTAGAGAAAGCAAACGATCAAGGAATTCAAGTTGTGTCTTATGATCGTTTGATTATGGAAAGTGACCATGTAACGTATTATGCAACATTTGATAACTTCCAAGTAGGGGTACTACAAGCATCTTATATTGAAGAAACACTTGATTTGGCAAACGAAGATGGACCATACAACATTGAATTATTCGGTGGTTCCCCAGATGATAACAACGCATATTTCTTCTGGGACGGTGCGATGAGTGTACTTCAACCATATATTGATGAAGGAAAATTAGTGATTCAAAGTGAGCAAACTGAATTCGAACAAGCAGCAACCATGCGTTGGGATGGAAATACTGCAAAATCTCGTATGGAAAACATTTTAAGTAGTTCTTACTCTGGGGAAGAAACAGTGGACGCTGTATTATCTCCATATGATGGTATTAGCCGTGGTGTTATTCAAGCACTTAAAGGTGTTGGTTACGGTTCTGATGACCTACCGTTACCGGTAATTAGTGGGCAAGATGCAGAGTTAGCTTCAATTAAGTCGATTATTGCTGGTGAACAAACACAAACCGTATTTAAAGATACTCGTGATCTTGCAGCAGTAGCGGTTGATATGACAGAAGCAATTTTAAAGGGTGAGGAAGCGGAAGTAAACGATACAGAAACATATGACAATAATGTTAAAGTCGTTCCAACCTATCTAGTAGAACCTGTATCTGTTGATATCGATAACTACCAAGAAGTTGTCATAGACAGCGGTTACTATTCTGAAGATGAACTAGAATAA
- a CDS encoding extracellular solute-binding protein, with translation MRRNHYFYFLLFSVWMLLLLLFAACSESDNTVSQDEENDESEVEENDESTIVSVFKSHLSKGTIPGSEDPHVQYIKEKTGVEYELQTTPPGSEPAEYINLMIASEDFPDILRPIGGVEQTIISQGGALALDDLLPKYAPNVWERIPEEAWDIVRTVSPDGKIYYVPQVYLVPSRAALLRQDWLEEVGMEMPQTLEDYKEMLIAFRDQDPNGNGEQDELPTTGREFGRWMDHLFAMFGVAMWEGYPEWDIYDGEINYAGTSDNMKAAIEFIRDLYEEELLDNETFLNKGDVWQAKVNNNLVGSWYHLPANLLDKITAMREEAPNAYVSGMPLPEVQNFDGFITQKSMGLPEWLIPKASEDNAINALKLLDFFYDPDNADFIQYGIEGAQHEVVDGEKVLLPATDETPLALGMLNFQTKESMDIRIENSFPEEEQQMIKDIFEITTVDARRIAGDGLPSTVYEGYPDIQSHKLFQEYLTKIVIGEWPIDKFDEFVEKWNQSGGEEVTTRVQEWYEKMK, from the coding sequence ATGAGAAGAAATCATTATTTTTATTTCTTATTGTTTTCTGTATGGATGTTGTTATTGTTGTTGTTCGCAGCATGTTCTGAAAGTGATAATACAGTTAGTCAGGATGAAGAAAATGACGAATCAGAAGTGGAGGAAAATGATGAATCTACAATAGTTAGTGTATTTAAAAGTCATTTGAGCAAGGGTACGATTCCTGGCAGTGAAGATCCACATGTACAATACATCAAAGAAAAAACTGGTGTGGAGTATGAGCTGCAAACAACACCCCCTGGATCAGAACCTGCTGAATACATTAACTTAATGATTGCTTCAGAGGATTTCCCGGATATATTGAGACCAATTGGTGGAGTTGAACAAACCATTATCAGTCAAGGCGGTGCTCTGGCATTAGATGATTTGTTGCCTAAGTATGCACCTAATGTGTGGGAAAGAATTCCTGAAGAGGCATGGGATATAGTGCGTACCGTATCTCCGGATGGAAAAATCTATTATGTACCTCAAGTTTACTTAGTTCCTTCACGTGCGGCATTGCTACGTCAAGATTGGCTCGAAGAAGTAGGTATGGAGATGCCGCAGACTTTGGAAGACTATAAAGAAATGCTAATCGCTTTCCGTGATCAGGACCCTAATGGAAATGGTGAACAGGATGAACTACCTACGACTGGTAGGGAGTTTGGTAGATGGATGGATCATTTATTCGCAATGTTTGGTGTAGCAATGTGGGAAGGGTATCCAGAATGGGATATTTATGATGGTGAAATCAATTATGCTGGTACATCGGATAATATGAAAGCAGCTATCGAGTTTATTCGCGATTTATATGAAGAAGAATTATTAGATAATGAAACATTTCTTAATAAAGGAGACGTTTGGCAAGCGAAAGTAAATAACAATTTAGTAGGAAGTTGGTATCACCTTCCGGCCAATTTGCTTGATAAAATCACTGCCATGAGAGAAGAAGCACCGAATGCTTATGTTAGCGGAATGCCATTACCTGAAGTACAGAATTTCGATGGATTTATAACACAGAAAAGCATGGGGCTTCCGGAATGGTTAATTCCTAAGGCATCGGAAGATAATGCTATTAATGCTTTAAAACTACTTGATTTTTTCTATGATCCTGATAATGCAGATTTTATTCAATATGGTATAGAAGGTGCACAACATGAAGTTGTGGACGGTGAAAAAGTGTTACTTCCAGCAACCGACGAAACACCATTAGCATTAGGAATGTTAAATTTTCAAACGAAAGAATCTATGGATATCCGTATTGAAAATTCCTTCCCAGAAGAAGAGCAACAAATGATTAAGGATATTTTTGAGATAACCACAGTTGATGCTAGAAGAATTGCTGGCGACGGATTGCCTAGTACAGTGTATGAAGGGTATCCAGATATTCAATCCCATAAGTTATTCCAAGAATATTTAACTAAAATTGTTATAGGTGAATGGCCCATTGATAAATTTGATGAATTTGTTGAAAAGTGGAATCAATCAGGTGGTGAGGAAGTAACCACACGAGTCCAAGAATGGTATGAAAAGATGAAGTAA
- a CDS encoding carbohydrate ABC transporter permease — translation MKQSIGERLFQIFNYTLLIVLAATMIAPLLQLLAVSFSSPIAADSKKVFLIPVEFTLATWEHILQNEVLWRAFGVTVFITIVGTFLSMLFTILTAFPLSRKDFLLRKPIMLMMVLTMIFNAPMIPFFLTVREVGLMDSIWALIIPGLISTFNMVIVRTFFLGIPSDLDDAARIDGCNEFRLLFQIYLQLSKPVLATISLFYAVGYWNTFKTAVLFLRNPDLWPLQMRLRAFFTSEEELAAVDLIMGDFDFNTTTLKAATIIFATIPIVLVYPYLQKYFVKGAVLGSLKE, via the coding sequence ATGAAACAATCTATTGGTGAAAGATTATTTCAAATATTTAATTATACCTTATTAATCGTATTAGCAGCGACAATGATTGCTCCATTGTTGCAATTACTGGCAGTGTCGTTTAGTTCGCCCATTGCTGCCGATTCAAAAAAAGTATTTTTAATACCTGTCGAATTTACATTGGCCACTTGGGAACATATTCTCCAAAATGAAGTTTTATGGAGAGCCTTTGGTGTAACGGTATTTATTACGATAGTGGGAACATTCCTTAGCATGTTGTTCACAATTTTGACAGCGTTTCCACTATCGCGGAAAGATTTTCTTCTTCGTAAGCCAATCATGCTAATGATGGTCCTTACTATGATTTTTAATGCACCAATGATTCCTTTCTTTTTAACAGTAAGAGAGGTTGGGTTGATGGATTCGATCTGGGCATTAATTATACCGGGATTAATTAGTACATTTAATATGGTTATCGTCCGAACGTTCTTTTTGGGTATTCCATCTGATCTTGACGACGCTGCGCGGATTGATGGCTGTAATGAATTTCGTTTATTATTTCAGATTTATTTACAACTATCTAAACCAGTACTGGCAACAATTAGTCTTTTCTATGCAGTCGGTTACTGGAACACCTTTAAGACAGCTGTTCTTTTCTTAAGAAATCCAGATCTTTGGCCTTTACAAATGCGTTTGCGGGCATTTTTTACATCTGAAGAAGAGCTTGCTGCAGTGGATTTAATAATGGGTGATTTTGACTTTAATACGACCACCTTAAAAGCAGCAACGATTATTTTTGCAACCATTCCAATTGTTTTAGTTTATCCATATTTACAAAAATACTTTGTGAAAGGAGCAGTGCTTGGTTCACTAAAGGAATAA
- a CDS encoding response regulator — translation MECWKVLIADDEFIIRDGIRSSVNWDDFNMEVVAEAEDGEEAVEQAIRHQIDVLLIDLNMPIMNGITAMKKIKDQIQDCRMVVISGYDDFRYAQEAIRLQVEDYLLKPVNPNQLADILEELRQQLDQKKQEENYLQQASNQVKKNHKQLRNRFFLDWMTDNLGEEEIKGQLQFLELPQTNPQSFIIMKWLDGESENHLFNEQEQERKQQLEAIQLLLEKAMREYVHAIFLEDTHWISIFIWDQASADLALHLEEIIREELEQHVYSKQIEVELASIPPIYSEVKQELNKYMQLSPLVKQSIQYIRKHYRDSHLTLENIAESLHVSTVYLSKMIKQDLGVSYVKIVTQLRLQAAKDLLKTTDLSIREIAERVGYDSQHYFSTAFRKSIGVTPKQYKHQL, via the coding sequence ATGGAATGTTGGAAAGTGTTAATAGCGGATGATGAATTTATCATACGTGATGGAATAAGGTCTTCCGTTAATTGGGATGATTTTAATATGGAAGTTGTAGCAGAAGCTGAAGACGGGGAAGAAGCGGTTGAACAAGCTATCCGACATCAAATAGATGTGTTATTAATCGATTTAAATATGCCAATCATGAATGGGATTACAGCAATGAAGAAAATTAAGGATCAAATACAAGATTGCCGCATGGTAGTGATATCTGGATATGACGATTTCCGCTATGCTCAAGAAGCAATACGTTTACAAGTAGAGGATTATTTATTGAAGCCTGTAAACCCAAATCAGCTAGCCGATATTCTAGAAGAGTTAAGACAGCAATTAGATCAGAAAAAGCAAGAAGAAAACTATTTGCAACAAGCTTCTAATCAAGTAAAGAAGAATCATAAGCAGTTAAGAAATCGTTTTTTTCTGGATTGGATGACAGATAATTTAGGGGAAGAAGAGATAAAAGGTCAATTACAGTTTTTAGAACTTCCTCAAACAAATCCTCAATCCTTCATTATTATGAAATGGCTTGATGGCGAGTCTGAGAATCACTTGTTTAATGAACAGGAGCAGGAGCGAAAACAACAATTGGAAGCAATACAATTGTTACTGGAAAAGGCAATGAGAGAGTATGTGCATGCCATATTTTTAGAAGATACCCATTGGATTTCCATTTTTATTTGGGATCAAGCTTCAGCAGACTTAGCGTTACATTTAGAGGAAATAATAAGAGAGGAATTAGAGCAGCATGTTTATTCCAAACAAATAGAAGTGGAATTAGCAAGTATTCCACCCATCTATTCTGAAGTGAAGCAAGAGTTGAATAAATATATGCAACTTTCTCCACTTGTGAAACAATCGATACAGTATATTCGCAAGCACTATCGAGATTCTCATTTAACATTAGAGAATATTGCCGAATCACTTCATGTTTCGACTGTTTACCTCAGTAAAATGATTAAACAGGATCTAGGAGTTTCTTACGTAAAAATAGTAACACAATTGCGTTTACAAGCTGCAAAAGATTTATTGAAAACAACAGATCTCAGCATCCGTGAAATTGCCGAACGTGTAGGTTACGATTCACAACACTATTTCAGCACTGCCTTTAGAAAATCCATAGGTGTGACACCAAAACAGTACAAGCATCAATTATGA
- a CDS encoding ABC transporter permease, whose product MVEKNGFWDRFIQNSLIKNVRKHWMLYLMILPGIIYYIIFKYIPLMGSVIAFQDFQIFKGIFASPWVGLENFRHLLHYQDFHEVLRNTALIALYQLVFQFPAPIILALLFNEIRLLIVKRTVQSLFYLPHFLSWVVVGGIVFELLASQGIVNAIREMLGFEPILFMQEEGYFRSIVIISGIWKEIGWGTIIYLAAITAINPSLYEAAVIDGANRFKQTIYITLPLLLPTISVLFLLNIGNFLELGFDQIFNLLTPMTYSVGDIIETYVYRAGVLQGQYSLTTAIGLFQSVIGFALLWIFNRLARKSEQGLW is encoded by the coding sequence ATGGTAGAGAAAAATGGATTTTGGGATCGGTTTATTCAAAATAGTTTAATTAAAAATGTACGAAAACATTGGATGCTATATCTAATGATTTTGCCAGGTATCATCTATTACATTATTTTTAAGTATATCCCTCTTATGGGTAGTGTAATAGCCTTTCAGGATTTCCAAATTTTCAAAGGAATATTTGCAAGTCCTTGGGTGGGTCTTGAAAATTTTAGACATTTGTTACATTATCAAGACTTCCATGAAGTATTGAGAAATACTGCATTAATTGCATTGTATCAATTGGTTTTTCAATTTCCTGCACCCATTATTTTAGCTTTATTATTTAATGAAATAAGATTATTAATTGTAAAGAGAACGGTCCAAAGCTTATTCTATCTGCCACACTTTTTGTCATGGGTTGTGGTTGGTGGTATCGTATTTGAACTTTTAGCAAGTCAGGGAATCGTAAACGCAATTAGAGAAATGCTCGGTTTTGAGCCTATCCTGTTTATGCAAGAAGAGGGCTATTTTAGATCGATAGTCATCATTTCAGGGATTTGGAAAGAGATTGGATGGGGAACGATTATTTATTTAGCTGCTATAACAGCGATTAATCCAAGTCTTTATGAAGCAGCAGTAATAGATGGTGCCAATCGATTCAAACAAACTATTTATATTACACTCCCTTTGCTGTTACCTACTATATCAGTATTGTTCTTATTAAATATTGGTAACTTTTTAGAGCTAGGCTTTGATCAAATTTTTAACTTGTTAACTCCAATGACATACTCTGTTGGGGATATTATTGAAACCTATGTCTATCGAGCTGGGGTACTACAAGGGCAATATAGCTTAACAACAGCGATTGGCTTGTTTCAGTCTGTTATTGGTTTTGCTCTGTTGTGGATATTTAATAGGCTTGCAAGAAAATCAGAACAGGGGTTGTGGTAA
- the mmsA gene encoding multiple monosaccharide ABC transporter ATP-binding protein, producing the protein MSDFILEMRNITKTFPGVKALNNVNLQVKQGEIHALVGENGAGKSTLMKVLSGVHPYGTYDGSILYEGQECQFKNIKQSENLGIVIIHQELALSPYLSIAENIFLGNERQSNKIIKWQATFSESKKLLTRVGLKDSPETPVMDIGVGKQQLVEIAKALSKNVKLLILDEPTAALNETDSENLLKLLLELKEQGISSILISHKLNEVSSVSDSITVLRDGKTIETLDTSVERASEERIIKGMVGRELTSRFPDRTEKVGETVFEVKNWDVYHPQQQDRKIIDNVNLNIKKGEIVGIAGLMGAGRTELAMSIFGKSYGKKISGELYKNGKRIQANNVSQAIDLGIAYVSEDRKTYGLNLIDDIKRNITLSNLQRISNNAVINENKEVMESQSLRDKLNIKTPTLEQLAGNLSGGNQQKVVLSKWIFTEPDILILDEPTRGIDVGAKFEIYTQINELAAQGLAVLVISSELPEVLGLSDRIYVMNEGRITGELQKDEADQESVMRYMTGTGGASHANVN; encoded by the coding sequence ATGTCTGATTTTATTTTGGAAATGCGTAATATTACAAAAACATTTCCAGGAGTAAAAGCATTGAATAATGTTAATTTGCAGGTGAAACAAGGTGAAATTCACGCGCTAGTTGGTGAAAATGGAGCAGGTAAATCGACATTAATGAAAGTGTTAAGTGGGGTTCATCCATATGGCACCTACGATGGTTCGATTCTTTATGAAGGGCAAGAATGTCAATTTAAGAATATAAAGCAAAGTGAGAACTTAGGGATCGTTATTATTCATCAGGAATTAGCCTTAAGTCCATATCTCTCTATTGCAGAAAATATCTTTTTAGGTAATGAACGACAATCGAACAAGATTATCAAATGGCAAGCAACATTTTCTGAGTCTAAAAAACTATTAACTCGTGTCGGTCTAAAGGATTCACCAGAAACCCCTGTGATGGATATAGGGGTAGGGAAGCAGCAACTTGTGGAGATTGCAAAAGCACTTTCTAAAAATGTAAAATTGTTAATTTTAGATGAGCCCACTGCAGCTTTAAATGAAACAGATAGTGAGAATTTATTAAAGTTATTACTAGAATTAAAAGAGCAAGGAATTTCCTCTATCTTAATCTCCCACAAGTTAAATGAGGTATCATCTGTTTCTGATTCGATCACTGTACTTCGTGATGGCAAAACAATTGAAACGCTAGATACTAGTGTAGAACGAGCTTCAGAAGAAAGAATTATTAAAGGAATGGTGGGGCGAGAATTAACTAGTAGATTCCCTGACCGTACAGAAAAGGTTGGAGAAACAGTCTTTGAAGTAAAGAATTGGGATGTTTATCATCCGCAACAGCAGGATCGAAAAATTATTGATAATGTCAATTTGAACATTAAAAAAGGTGAAATTGTAGGAATTGCAGGGTTAATGGGAGCTGGGAGAACAGAGCTTGCCATGAGTATTTTTGGTAAGTCTTACGGAAAGAAAATTAGTGGTGAGTTATACAAAAATGGAAAACGGATTCAAGCGAATAATGTTAGTCAGGCGATTGATCTAGGGATAGCATATGTGTCCGAAGATCGAAAAACATATGGCTTGAATTTAATTGATGATATAAAACGAAATATTACGTTATCAAACTTGCAACGGATTTCCAATAATGCTGTTATAAATGAAAACAAAGAAGTAATGGAATCGCAAAGCTTAAGAGATAAATTGAATATTAAAACACCAACATTAGAACAGTTAGCTGGAAATCTAAGTGGTGGTAATCAACAAAAAGTAGTGTTAAGTAAATGGATTTTTACGGAACCAGACATTCTAATTTTGGATGAACCAACAAGAGGTATTGATGTTGGGGCTAAGTTTGAGATTTACACCCAAATCAATGAATTAGCTGCTCAAGGGTTAGCTGTTTTAGTTATTTCTTCTGAACTTCCAGAAGTATTGGGACTGTCAGATCGAATTTATGTGATGAATGAAGGTCGTATCACAGGTGAGTTGCAGAAAGACGAAGCAGATCAAGAAAGTGTGATGCGTTATATGACCGGAACTGGGGGGGCTAGTCATGCAAACGTTAATTAA
- the mmsB gene encoding multiple monosaccharide ABC transporter permease, with product MQTLINLVRNNLREYGMIIALVLITGLFWVLTDGVNFKPLNITNLILQNGFILVLAVGMVLVIITGNIDLSVGSIVAFIGAIAGVLIINMNVPVWLAVVIAIVAGALIGVWQGFWISYVGIPSFIVTLAGMLIFRGLTLWLLDGQSLAPFPDSFQLISSGFLPDIFGSGDVHIFTLVLSGILSLVLIYLEMNKRKTQLHYNFEVVPLWVTLTKLALLLLAINWFAYQLALNKGIPTVLVIVFVLIVVYTFIMKNTIMGRHIYATGGNKKAADLSGIKTKRVVFWVFVNNGVLAALAGLMFAARLNSATPAAGNMLELDAIAAVFIGGASMAGGVGTVIGAIVGGLVMGVMNNGMSLIGIGIDWQQAIKGMVLLIAVGFDVYNKNKG from the coding sequence ATGCAAACGTTAATTAATTTAGTTCGAAATAACTTAAGAGAATATGGAATGATTATCGCACTTGTATTAATTACAGGACTATTTTGGGTACTAACAGATGGTGTCAATTTTAAACCGTTAAATATTACAAACTTAATCTTGCAAAATGGATTTATATTAGTACTTGCAGTTGGAATGGTACTCGTTATTATTACAGGGAACATTGATTTATCAGTAGGTTCAATAGTAGCCTTTATCGGAGCAATTGCCGGTGTACTTATCATCAACATGAATGTTCCTGTATGGCTCGCAGTAGTAATCGCTATTGTAGCAGGTGCATTAATTGGTGTTTGGCAAGGTTTTTGGATTTCCTATGTCGGCATTCCATCGTTTATCGTAACACTAGCAGGGATGCTTATATTTAGAGGTCTTACATTATGGTTGTTGGATGGACAATCGTTGGCGCCATTTCCAGATTCCTTCCAACTAATTAGTAGTGGATTTTTACCTGATATTTTTGGTTCAGGTGATGTACACATCTTCACCCTAGTCTTATCAGGTATTTTATCATTGGTGTTAATTTATCTTGAAATGAACAAAAGAAAGACACAGCTTCATTATAATTTTGAAGTAGTTCCACTCTGGGTTACATTAACAAAGCTTGCTTTATTATTATTAGCAATCAACTGGTTTGCTTACCAGTTAGCTTTGAATAAGGGTATCCCAACGGTACTCGTTATTGTGTTTGTCTTGATCGTTGTTTACACCTTTATTATGAAAAACACCATCATGGGTCGTCATATTTATGCAACAGGCGGAAATAAAAAAGCAGCTGATTTATCAGGAATTAAAACAAAACGAGTTGTTTTTTGGGTATTCGTCAACAATGGTGTATTAGCAGCATTAGCTGGATTAATGTTTGCAGCTCGACTAAACTCCGCTACCCCTGCTGCAGGAAATATGTTAGAGCTTGATGCAATTGCAGCCGTATTTATTGGTGGTGCTTCAATGGCTGGTGGTGTAGGTACTGTTATTGGTGCAATTGTTGGTGGTCTCGTAATGGGTGTCATGAACAATGGTATGTCATTAATTGGTATCGGTATTGACTGGCAACAAGCGATAAAAGGTATGGTATTACTAATCGCAGTTGGTTTTGATGTTTATAATAAGAACAAAGGTTAG
- a CDS encoding extracellular solute-binding protein produces MRRNYYFLLFSVWILFLLLFTACSNSEDTASQDEESDEVETEDNGESATVSVFKSHLGKGTIPDSEDPHVQYIKEATGVEYELKSTPPGSEPAEYINLMIASEDFPDILRPIGGVEQTLIDQGGALPLDDLLPEYAPNVWERVPEEAWNIVRSASPDGKIYYVPKVYLIPERAALLRQDWLDAVDMDMPETLDEYKDMLIAFRDQDPNGNGEQDELPTTGREFGRWMDHLFAMFGIAMWEGFPEWDIYDGEINYAGTSENMKAAIAFIRELYEEELLDNETFLNKGDVWTAKINNNLVGSWYHLPANLHDRYIAMKEGAPDAYVVGMPLPEVDGFDGYITQKSMGEPEWMIPAASEDNAANALKLLDFFYDPENADFVQYGIEGVQHEVVDGEKVLLSSSDEKPIALGMLNLTTEESMEIRIENSFPEDEQDMVRDIFDVSKEDARRIAGDGLPSTVYDGYPDIQSHKLFQEYLTKIVIGEWPIDRFDEFVEQWYQSGGEEVTQRVQEWYETAK; encoded by the coding sequence ATGAGAAGAAATTATTATTTTTTACTATTTTCTGTATGGATCTTGTTCTTGTTGTTATTCACGGCATGTTCTAATAGTGAGGATACAGCGAGTCAAGATGAAGAAAGTGATGAAGTGGAAACGGAAGACAATGGTGAATCTGCCACTGTAAGTGTATTTAAAAGTCATTTGGGTAAAGGTACGATCCCAGACAGTGAGGATCCACATGTGCAATATATCAAAGAAGCAACAGGTGTGGAGTATGAGCTGAAGTCAACACCACCAGGATCAGAACCAGCTGAATACATTAATCTCATGATTGCTTCAGAGGATTTCCCTGATATCTTGAGACCGATTGGTGGGGTGGAACAAACATTGATCGATCAAGGCGGTGCCTTGCCATTAGATGACTTGCTACCGGAATACGCACCGAATGTCTGGGAAAGGGTTCCTGAAGAAGCATGGAATATTGTAAGATCTGCATCTCCAGATGGGAAGATTTATTATGTGCCTAAAGTGTATTTAATACCTGAGCGTGCAGCCTTATTAAGACAAGATTGGTTAGATGCTGTTGATATGGATATGCCTGAAACGTTAGATGAGTACAAAGATATGTTAATAGCCTTCCGTGATCAAGATCCAAATGGAAACGGTGAGCAAGATGAATTACCTACAACTGGTAGGGAATTTGGCAGATGGATGGACCACTTATTCGCAATGTTTGGTATAGCAATGTGGGAAGGTTTCCCGGAATGGGATATTTATGATGGGGAAATTAATTATGCGGGTACGTCAGAAAATATGAAAGCAGCTATTGCATTTATTAGAGAGCTTTATGAAGAAGAATTATTAGATAATGAAACATTTTTGAACAAAGGAGATGTATGGACTGCAAAGATTAATAATAATTTAGTTGGTAGCTGGTATCACCTACCAGCCAATTTACATGATCGGTATATAGCAATGAAAGAAGGAGCGCCAGATGCTTATGTTGTAGGAATGCCTCTTCCAGAAGTAGATGGTTTCGACGGTTATATTACACAAAAAAGTATGGGCGAACCCGAGTGGATGATACCTGCTGCATCGGAAGATAATGCTGCTAATGCATTGAAATTGCTCGATTTCTTCTATGATCCTGAAAATGCAGATTTCGTTCAGTATGGTATCGAAGGAGTTCAGCATGAAGTAGTAGATGGAGAAAAGGTATTATTATCTTCTTCAGATGAAAAGCCAATTGCGTTAGGCATGCTTAATTTAACAACTGAGGAATCAATGGAAATTAGAATTGAAAACTCCTTCCCTGAAGATGAACAAGATATGGTAAGAGATATTTTTGATGTAAGTAAGGAAGATGCAAGAAGGATTGCAGGTGACGGATTGCCGAGTACGGTTTATGATGGTTATCCAGATATACAGTCACATAAATTATTCCAAGAATATTTAACTAAAATTGTAATCGGTGAATGGCCGATAGACAGATTTGATGAATTTGTAGAACAATGGTATCAATCTGGAGGCGAGGAAGTAACACAACGCGTTCAGGAATGGTACGAAACAGCTAAGTAA